The genomic region ATTATTGTAATAAACGATTCGTTCCCAAGGTAGCCAGTCACCCTTAGCATTAGGAATGAGGCCCATAGAATTCAGTTTTCTGTACCCAATGTACATTAACACACCTTGAAAAGCAATATACATGAACATAGCAGTCTGCACCTGGCTTTGtgtttctttatttccTAAAACTGGTTTGAATGCACTTCTTGTCGATAGAATAGCCTTAATGGGTCCGGAGAGTAACATTAGGGCAGTCATTATGGGAATGATTTGCAAAGATGTACCAGACATATACGACATAAATATATTCATTGGAATAGATTTTGCTGGTTGTAGCGCAATCTGCCACGCCTTCTGCACTTGTAATGTTGTtatttggttcttttggGCCAAAGTGGTAGCTTGGGAAGTAGCACCTTGTTGTTTCTTTGTTACATTTCCTTTAGAGGCATTGTTCTCGAATCCTGGAGGTGAAGGCAATGTGTTTGAGTTCTgaatattatatttctcGATATATTTGATGTCCACTAAATGTTTAGCCCATTCTGAGGGCTCCTGTTGATCCATTCTTGGTTGATTGTGTCCTTTGGCTTTGCTTTGGCCttaaattttcttccttcatttttttcattttatcTGAACTAGGAAAGAATACgccttttttattatttataaaAGGAACATAAAAATACTACGAATATAAGAGAGCAAAAAAGATCGCCTACGAGACACATTGGTCAAGAATTTTCTCATACGGGATACACTGCTCTTTTAGATGGGTTGTTAAGTAATCATAATTTAGATTGTCAATTGCGCTCAGCGTTTTTCGAGGTACTATCTCAGTCCAATAaattataaagaaaaggaactGGATAGCACAAATGAAGAAGCAAGCGACAACGAAAAACATTGAAAACTTGTTTTCCATTAATGTATTATACTTTGTGGCCATCAGTAAAAACCATTGTTTAATTCTCGCGAAATTGCAGTTCTCAACTTTATCGGTCTTCTCGACTATGTGTGAATCATTGCTCTTGCTCTTTAACGCTGTCGATGAATCCAATGCgtcattttttaatttaaaAAAGTGTTCAAGACACTTTTTCGAGTATGCCTGTAATATATTTAAAAGATTACATGTTAGCGCAGTAATTCCCATTATTATATTGTTGTTATGAGTGGATTTGTTCTAAATTTGgttatataatattattcACTCTAGATAGCTCTAACTTTAGTGAATAAACGTTAGCCGATTGTTAGGATGATTCACTGACGATCATTCTCTAATTGCGAAACgtaattttaatattttgatGTCTTGAGagtattttggaaaaacaTGTCAGTATTGCGTTTGtcacaaaaaataaaaagtatGGAAATCAGAAccaaaatattgaaaaagtataGATATAAAATTAATTTAATTAATAGCTCAATCTAATCAATCAAGTTGGAGAAATGATCAACAATAACATCTTTAATCTTATCGTGAATATCTAACTCGGTCAATTGACCCAATTCGTCTATAAGTTGAGAGACTTTATCCTGTAACTTGATATCTTCTTCGTGAGCAATTTCATTCTC from Saccharomyces mikatae IFO 1815 strain IFO1815 genome assembly, chromosome: 7 harbors:
- the EMC4 gene encoding chaperone EMC4 (similar to Saccharomyces cerevisiae EMC4 (YGL231C); ancestral locus Anc_3.552), giving the protein MDQQEPSEWAKHLVDIKYIEKYNIQNSNTLPSPPGFENNASKGNVTKKQQGATSQATTLAQKNQITTLQVQKAWQIALQPAKSIPMNIFMSYMSGTSLQIIPIMTALMLLSGPIKAILSTRSAFKPVLGNKETQSQVQTAMFMYIAFQGVLMYIGYRKLNSMGLIPNAKGDWLPWERIVYYNNGFQWFSD
- the SMKI07G0320 gene encoding uncharacterized protein (similar to Saccharomyces cerevisiae YGL230C; ancestral locus Anc_3.551); the protein is MGITALTCNLLNILQAYSKKCLEHFFKLKNDALDSSTALKSKSNDSHIVEKTDKVENCNFARIKQWFLLMATKYNTLMENKFSMFFVVACFFICAIQFLFFIIYWTEIVPRKTLSAIDNLNYDYLTTHLKEQCIPYEKILDQCVS